The Carassius carassius chromosome 2, fCarCar2.1, whole genome shotgun sequence genome has a segment encoding these proteins:
- the LOC132098155 gene encoding D(4) dopamine receptor-like — MSLNVSRLNNTLQHELFTYNVPALIFGLLLIIVIISGNALVCLSVYKEKALKTTTNYFIVSLAVADLLLAVLVLPLFVYAEFQGGVWSLDVALCDGLMTMDVLLCTASIFNLCAISVDRFIAVSIPLNYNRKHVDYRQILLLSATWLLALAVASPVIFGINNVPQRDPRECKLEDNSYVVYSSVCSFFIPCPIMLLLYFGMFHGLLKWEESRKAKLRNSIQACRSLQHAAVAAALPPLGALPASLPLVIERDLAQSSLGELEDFTQPVCPFPPEYKNSPIQTVAYPDIQYGKPAQRKKRDKINGRERKAMRVLPVVVGKC, encoded by the exons ATGTCTTTGAATGTCTCGCGCTTGAACAACACACTTCAGCACGAGCTCTTTACCTACAATGTTCCTGCTCTCATATTTGGGCTTTTGCTCATTATTGTGATCATATCTGGAAATGCGCTTGTCTGCCTAAGTGTTTACAAGGAAAAAGCCTTGAAGACAACGACAAACTATTTCATAGTGAGTTTGGCTGTGGCAGATCTCCTGTTGGCGGTTCTGGTTTTACCCCTGTTTGTCTATGCAGAG TTTCAAGGTGGTGTCTGGTCCTTAGATGTCGCTCTTTGCGATGGACTAATGACCATGGATGTATTGCTCTGTACAGCATCAATATTCAACCTTTGTGCAATCAGTGTGGACAG GTTTATTGCAGTGTCCATACCACTTAACTACAACAGAAAGCATGTTGACTATCGGCAGATTCTGTTACTTTCTGCCACATGGTTGTTGGCGTTGGCTGTGGCATCTCCTGTCATCTTCGGAATAAACAATGTTCCACAAAGAGACCCCAGAGAATGCAAACTTGAAGACAACAGTTATGTAGTATATTCGTCTGTCTGTTCCTTTTTCATCCCATGTCCAATCATGCTCCTACTGTACTTTGGGATGTTCCATGGCTTGCTCAAGTGGGAAGAATCACGCAAAGCCAAACTGAGAAACAGTATCCAGGCCTGCCGCAGTTTGCAGCATGCTGCAGTGGCTGCCGCCCTCCCGCCTTTGGGAGCTCTGCCTGCGTCCCTGCCCCTGGTCATTGAGAGGGACTTGGCCCAGTCCAGTCTTGGGGAGCTTGAAGACTTCACACAGCCCGTCTGCCCCTTCCCACCTGAGTATAAAAACAGCCCCATTCAGACTGTGGCCTACCCTGACATTCAATATGGCAAGCCAGCTCAGAGAAAGAAGAGGGATAAGATCAATGGAAGGGAGAGAAAAGCCATGAGGGTTTTACCTGTTGTTGTAGGTAAGTGTTGA